The Kordia sp. SMS9 DNA window AATCATTGCCTATCACTTATTTCAAGGAAACTTGGCAAATTCAGATGAAGCCTATCCACAATTAGTGTCAGAAGTATTGCCAGCATCGTTGGTAGGTTTCTTTGCGGCGGTTTTATTTGGAGCTATTTTAAGTTCGTTTAATAGTGCGCTCAACAGTTCTGTCACCTTATTTGGTGTGGATATTTACAAGGAATTCATCAAAAAGGACGCTACCGAACGACAAACAGTAAAAGCAGGAAAATATTTTGGAGTGTTATTAGCTTTACTCGCTATGTGTGTTGCACCGTTTATTGCAAATGCTTCAGATGGTTTGTTCGGTTATTTACAAGAAGTGAATGGTTGTTATAGCATTCCAATTTTGACAATTATTATTGTGGGATATTTGACAAAGTACGTTCCTGCAAAAGCCGCCAATATTGCCATTGTGTTAGGTGTTGTTTTATATGTAATAAGTCAGTTTGTATTACAACCGTATTTTGGCAAAGAAAACTATCCACACTTTTTACACGTCATGGCAATTTTATTTGTGATAAATATTCTCATCATGTTGCTCATTGGAAAACTATCTCCAAGAGCAGTAGCGTACGAACAAAAATTCACACAAGAAGTAGACATCACTCCGTGGAAATTAGCCAAACCTATTGGAATCATTGTCATCGTGATCGTGATTGGGACGTTTGTGTTTTTCTCATAACAAAAGTCTAGTCATTCAATCTTAAAAAAATCAAACAACTAGACTGTGATTTTGTGGTTGCGATATTTCATTCATAAAGCAACCAATTTTTAGATAAAAAGCTAAGAAAATTATTGAACTTTAATCACTTTCTTAGGGTTTTTTGGAGTTTCTTCATTTTTCTGAAGATGCAACTTTAAAATACCGTTTTCGTATGTAGCTTTCACTTCCTGATTGGTATTTACCGTTGTTGGAAGTTGTAAGGATCTTTTAAAAGAATTATAACTAAACTCTTTTCGAGAGTAGTTTTCCTCTTTTTCTTCATGCGTTTTCTCTTTTTCGCCACTAACATTCAAAATGTTGTTATCAAGGGTGACTTCAAAATCTTCTTTCGTAAAACCTGGTGCAGCAAATTCAACTTCAAAGTCTGCTTCATGTTCTTTAATATTCATGGCTGGCATGAGCTCGTCTTCTGCAAAAAAATCATCTGAAAAGAAGTCGCTAGTATCAAAAAAGCTTCGCAATCCTGTATTTCCCCAAGGAAATAGTCTGTTTCTGTTATTATATTTAATGAGGGACATAATGAAATAATTTTAGGTTATACTTTAATTTTTACAACATAAAATTACAAATGAACTTAGTTTTATACAATGATTTTCGTCAGTTATGACGCTTTTTTTGAAGATTTTGGAGCGAAAATTCAACTAATAATTCTCCCATCACCCATTTCAATAATACGATCGGTTTTACGAGCAAAATCTTCATCGTGTGTCACAATGAGAAGCGATAATTTTTCTTCGTCAGACAAACGCCTAAAAATGTTAAACACATTGTCTGCATTATTGCTATCCAAGTTTCCTGTAGGTTCGTCGCCCATAATAATAGAAGGATTGTTAATCAACGCTCTGGCAATGGCAACACGCTGTTTTTCTCCACCAGAAATTCGAGAAGCTTTCTTATTGGCTAAATGTTCAATATTGAGCATTTTCAACTTTTGAATAGCATCGTGTTCAATTTCTTGTAATGATTTTTCTGCAAGTTTCTTAGCGGGCAACATCACGTTTTCCATTACAGAAAATTCAGAAAGTAAATAGTGAAATTGAAATACAAAACCAATGTGCTTATTCCGCAAAAATGACAAATGATCTTTAGGTTGTCCTGTGATAAGTTCGTTGTTCAAATACAATTCGCCATCGTAATCGGTATCCATTGTGGAAAGTATATATAATAACGTAGATTTTCCACAACCTGATTTCCCCATAATAGAGGTAAATTCTCCTTCTGTAATCTGAAAATTAATGTCTTTCAATACATGAAATAACACTGGTTTTCTAAAGTACTTATTGATATTTTTTGCTTGTAAAACTACACTCATCACTGGCCTCTTATAATTCGTACGGGATCAATATTTTTTGCTTTCTTAGACGGTAAATACCCTGCTAAAAATGTAGATAGCATGGCAAAAGTAAATCCTATGATAAAAAACATCGGATTCATATTT harbors:
- a CDS encoding ABC transporter ATP-binding protein; translation: MSVVLQAKNINKYFRKPVLFHVLKDINFQITEGEFTSIMGKSGCGKSTLLYILSTMDTDYDGELYLNNELITGQPKDHLSFLRNKHIGFVFQFHYLLSEFSVMENVMLPAKKLAEKSLQEIEHDAIQKLKMLNIEHLANKKASRISGGEKQRVAIARALINNPSIIMGDEPTGNLDSNNADNVFNIFRRLSDEEKLSLLIVTHDEDFARKTDRIIEMGDGRIIS
- a CDS encoding Hsp20/alpha crystallin family protein; amino-acid sequence: MSLIKYNNRNRLFPWGNTGLRSFFDTSDFFSDDFFAEDELMPAMNIKEHEADFEVEFAAPGFTKEDFEVTLDNNILNVSGEKEKTHEEKEENYSRKEFSYNSFKRSLQLPTTVNTNQEVKATYENGILKLHLQKNEETPKNPKKVIKVQ